Proteins found in one Tsukamurella paurometabola DSM 20162 genomic segment:
- a CDS encoding bifunctional allantoicase/(S)-ureidoglycine aminohydrolase, with product MVDATYYAPQGGLPPQTDLLTDRAIVTEAYTVIPRGVLSDIVTSVLPEWTGTRAWILNRPVAGGSTTFAQMIVEVSPGGGADHPEPQEQVQGFVFVTQGALTVTIGNETRILTEGGFAYAPAGSTWSAHNAAERTAVFVWIRKRYEPIAGHVPAPVFGNEQDIEPSAMPGTDGRWRTTRMLDPNDLAYDMHCNVVTFEPGASIPFAETHVMEHGLLMLEGKAVYHLNGDWVEVQAGDYLSLRAFCPQACYAGGPSNFRYLLYKDVNRQITL from the coding sequence ATGGTTGACGCAACGTACTACGCGCCGCAGGGCGGCCTGCCGCCGCAGACCGATCTGCTCACCGACCGGGCGATCGTGACCGAGGCGTACACCGTGATCCCCCGCGGTGTTCTGAGCGACATCGTGACCTCGGTACTGCCCGAATGGACTGGCACTCGCGCCTGGATCCTCAACCGGCCGGTGGCTGGCGGCTCGACCACTTTCGCTCAGATGATCGTCGAGGTCTCCCCCGGCGGCGGCGCCGATCATCCGGAGCCGCAAGAACAGGTACAAGGCTTCGTCTTCGTGACCCAGGGCGCTCTCACAGTGACGATCGGCAACGAGACTCGAATCCTCACCGAAGGCGGATTCGCCTACGCTCCCGCGGGTTCCACCTGGAGCGCTCACAACGCCGCTGAACGCACCGCGGTATTCGTGTGGATCCGCAAACGATACGAACCGATCGCGGGGCATGTGCCCGCGCCGGTCTTCGGAAACGAACAGGACATCGAGCCATCGGCGATGCCGGGAACCGACGGCCGGTGGCGGACCACCCGCATGCTCGACCCGAACGATCTCGCCTACGACATGCATTGCAATGTGGTCACCTTCGAGCCCGGCGCGTCCATCCCGTTCGCGGAGACCCACGTCATGGAGCACGGCCTGCTGATGCTCGAAGGTAAAGCCGTCTACCACCTCAACGGCGATTGGGTCGAAGTGCAGGCGGGCGACTATCTGTCCCTGCGCGCATTCTGTCCGCAGGCCTGCTACGCGGGCGGACCGTCGAACTTC
- a CDS encoding DUF6986 family protein — translation MAPRSLSEDALASIDDRLAPTDAMLGHSYPGDDGRRQPVHTVYLPADRFATHTAAHWGAIALSAAEAGGGLERLITDIGIPSAASDTLADLVRTKLTAEPIEDLRLDFEDGYGVRGDETEDADVARAADTVARAVADGTAPPFIGIRFKCMEAPTRRRGLRTLDLFLTGLRDHGELPEGLTLTLPKVTTVSQVEAMAEVCESLESALDLSPGRLRFEVQIETPQVILGRDGTAPVARLLHAAAGRISALHYGTYDYSAALGIAAAHQAMDHPAADHAKSVMQVAVAGTGVHLSDGSTNILPVGAAEHVSAAWHLHARLVRRHLERGIYQGWDLHPAQLPTRYVATYSFYREGFAAASARLRNYVHHNASGILDEPATARALALFIHRGLACGALTADEVEASTHVPIATVRDLALGRSQQTQEENNG, via the coding sequence ATGGCCCCCCGTTCGCTGTCCGAGGATGCACTCGCGTCGATCGACGACCGTCTCGCGCCGACCGACGCGATGCTCGGACACAGTTACCCCGGCGACGACGGCCGCCGACAGCCCGTGCACACGGTGTACCTGCCCGCGGACCGGTTCGCGACCCACACCGCGGCGCACTGGGGCGCCATCGCACTGAGTGCTGCGGAAGCCGGCGGCGGACTCGAGCGGCTGATCACCGACATCGGAATACCATCCGCCGCGAGTGACACACTCGCCGACCTGGTCCGCACCAAGCTCACCGCGGAGCCGATCGAAGACCTGCGACTGGACTTCGAGGACGGCTACGGCGTTCGCGGCGACGAGACCGAGGACGCCGACGTCGCCCGCGCCGCCGATACCGTCGCCCGCGCGGTCGCCGACGGCACGGCCCCACCCTTCATCGGCATCCGATTCAAATGCATGGAGGCCCCCACCCGTCGCCGAGGCCTGCGCACGCTGGACCTTTTCCTCACCGGGCTCCGTGACCACGGCGAGCTCCCGGAGGGATTGACACTCACGCTGCCGAAGGTGACGACGGTGAGCCAGGTCGAGGCGATGGCCGAGGTGTGCGAGAGCCTGGAATCCGCCCTCGACCTCAGCCCCGGCAGACTGCGATTCGAGGTGCAGATCGAAACGCCCCAGGTGATCCTCGGCCGCGACGGAACAGCGCCGGTGGCGCGCCTACTGCACGCCGCCGCAGGTCGGATCAGTGCGTTGCATTACGGCACCTACGACTACTCGGCCGCGCTCGGCATCGCGGCAGCCCACCAGGCGATGGACCACCCCGCGGCTGACCACGCGAAGAGCGTGATGCAAGTCGCCGTCGCCGGCACCGGTGTGCACCTGTCCGACGGTTCGACCAACATCCTCCCGGTGGGCGCCGCCGAGCACGTGAGCGCCGCATGGCACCTGCACGCGCGACTCGTGCGCCGACACCTCGAGCGGGGCATCTACCAGGGATGGGATCTGCACCCGGCACAGTTGCCGACCCGCTACGTGGCCACCTACTCGTTCTACCGCGAAGGCTTCGCCGCGGCATCCGCCCGACTGCGAAACTACGTACACCACAACGCTTCCGGCATCCTCGACGAGCCCGCTACCGCGCGGGCACTGGCACTGTTCATCCACCGCGGCCTCGCCTGTGGCGCGCTCACCGCGGATGAAGTGGAAGCGTCGACACACGTCCCCATCGCTACCGTCCGCGATCTCGCGCTCGGCCGTTCGCAGCAGACCCAGGAGGAGAACAATGGTTGA
- a CDS encoding IclR family transcriptional regulator encodes MAAKTTTGVQSVERAFELLELMGRAGGECSLSELSAGTPLPPPTIHRLLRTLVGIGYVRQLPNRRYALGPRLIRLGEVANRQLGAVAVPVLEALVGELEETASLAVLDGDMVIYTGQVLSPHNMRTNNEAGRRVNLHNSGVGKAVLAELDDARVVKLVSQAGITAPTPNSVTTLSGVFAEVEKVRSQGYAVDDEEQELGVRCYAMAVPGAPTPMAVGISGPVSRLGDDFIDRAVPALEHATRVISDALIGSRES; translated from the coding sequence ATGGCGGCGAAGACCACCACCGGGGTGCAGTCGGTGGAGCGCGCCTTCGAGTTACTGGAGCTGATGGGACGCGCAGGCGGGGAATGTTCTCTCAGTGAGCTGTCGGCGGGCACGCCGTTGCCGCCGCCGACCATCCACCGCCTATTACGGACACTGGTCGGTATCGGATACGTCCGGCAGCTCCCCAATCGGCGATATGCCCTAGGTCCCAGGCTTATCCGGCTCGGAGAGGTTGCGAATCGACAGCTGGGCGCTGTTGCGGTACCCGTTCTGGAAGCTCTCGTCGGTGAACTCGAGGAGACCGCTAGTCTCGCCGTGCTCGACGGTGACATGGTGATCTACACGGGTCAGGTGCTCTCTCCGCACAACATGAGGACCAACAACGAGGCAGGCAGGCGCGTGAACCTGCACAACAGCGGTGTCGGCAAGGCCGTTCTCGCCGAACTCGATGACGCGCGAGTGGTCAAGCTCGTCTCCCAGGCCGGGATCACCGCTCCCACCCCGAACAGTGTGACCACGTTGTCGGGTGTCTTCGCCGAGGTCGAAAAGGTGCGCAGTCAGGGTTACGCCGTCGATGATGAGGAACAGGAACTCGGCGTGCGGTGCTATGCGATGGCGGTGCCGGGAGCGCCGACCCCCATGGCGGTCGGGATCTCCGGTCCGGTGTCACGTCTGGGCGACGATTTCATCGATCGCGCCGTGCCCGCCCTTGAGCACGCCACCCGCGTGATCTCGGACGCCCTCATCGGTTCTCGCGAGAGCTGA
- a CDS encoding MurR/RpiR family transcriptional regulator has protein sequence MAATPPSTYMELRTVLQAQMDRFAPGQQRIATVILTDPEGTALRTIAETARIAEVHQSSLVRFATGLGLSGYPALVKLCREHLAEQAHLVSRFDRAAAEHEDSELFLAAVDNDQQNLSRTYARIDSHQWSRTVTALAEAPNVHVMGLRKCLGVAQMFAYLLHMVRPGVHQIAPPMGGLVDQLRDLHTDDVFVGISIRRYTADTVNAMRYARRTGLHTIALTDDAASPLAAVADTTFLIDTHGVTIFRSMSAFTSLIQSLSTAVALARGARTRNELAQDEALLDEFEVYIP, from the coding sequence GTGGCAGCGACACCCCCCAGCACCTACATGGAGCTCCGCACCGTACTGCAGGCACAGATGGACCGCTTCGCGCCTGGGCAGCAGCGAATCGCGACGGTAATACTCACCGATCCCGAGGGAACGGCGCTCCGGACGATAGCGGAGACCGCTCGCATCGCAGAGGTTCACCAATCATCACTCGTGCGATTCGCCACTGGTCTGGGGCTCTCCGGCTACCCGGCCCTGGTCAAACTCTGCCGGGAGCATCTCGCCGAACAGGCACACCTCGTCAGCAGGTTCGACCGCGCCGCCGCCGAGCACGAGGACTCGGAACTCTTCCTGGCGGCGGTCGACAACGATCAGCAGAATCTGTCGCGGACCTACGCGCGAATCGACTCGCACCAGTGGAGCCGCACCGTGACCGCCCTGGCGGAGGCACCGAACGTGCACGTCATGGGACTACGCAAATGCCTTGGTGTCGCTCAGATGTTCGCCTACCTGCTGCATATGGTGCGTCCCGGCGTCCACCAGATCGCACCTCCCATGGGAGGTCTCGTGGACCAATTACGAGACCTGCACACCGATGACGTCTTCGTCGGAATATCCATCCGGCGATACACCGCGGACACCGTCAATGCGATGCGCTACGCCCGACGCACCGGACTGCACACGATCGCCCTCACCGACGACGCCGCGTCGCCGCTGGCCGCCGTCGCGGACACGACATTCCTCATCGACACCCATGGCGTCACGATCTTCCGGTCGATGTCGGCTTTCACCTCGCTCATCCAGTCGTTGTCCACGGCTGTCGCTCTCGCACGCGGGGCACGCACCAGGAACGAATTGGCGCAGGACGAAGCCCTGCTCGACGAATTCGAGGTCTATATCCCCTGA
- a CDS encoding crotonase/enoyl-CoA hydratase family protein has product MTDPLLVDRSGDTVIWTLNRPESRNPISDDEMITALEAAVTAVNRDRAVRAVILTAAGSAFSAGGNVKDMRDRRGMFGGSPAEMRQGYRHGIQRIPLALYDCEVPTIAAVNGPAIGAGCDLATMCDLRIASTTATFAESFAKLGIIPGDGGAWLLPRAIGMARASEMAFTGEPIDARTAWEWGLVSRVVEPDDLLPAAHDLARRISANPPQVVRMTKRLLREGQHQSLGSLLELSAAMQAVAQHTDDHCEAVTAMLERRAPVFTGR; this is encoded by the coding sequence ATGACCGACCCTCTGCTCGTCGACCGCTCGGGCGACACCGTGATCTGGACGCTGAACCGTCCCGAGTCCCGCAATCCGATCTCCGATGACGAGATGATCACGGCCCTCGAGGCCGCTGTCACCGCAGTCAACCGCGACCGCGCCGTGCGCGCCGTGATCCTCACCGCGGCCGGCTCCGCGTTCTCCGCCGGGGGCAACGTCAAGGACATGAGGGACCGCCGGGGCATGTTCGGCGGGTCTCCTGCGGAGATGCGGCAGGGGTACCGCCACGGCATACAGCGCATCCCGCTCGCCCTGTACGACTGCGAGGTGCCCACCATCGCCGCGGTCAACGGCCCGGCGATCGGCGCGGGATGTGACCTGGCGACGATGTGCGACCTGCGGATCGCCTCGACGACCGCGACCTTCGCGGAGAGCTTCGCGAAGCTGGGAATCATCCCCGGTGACGGCGGCGCATGGCTGTTGCCGCGGGCCATCGGTATGGCGCGGGCCAGCGAAATGGCGTTCACCGGTGAACCGATCGACGCACGGACAGCGTGGGAATGGGGCCTCGTCTCGCGAGTCGTCGAGCCCGACGACCTTCTGCCGGCCGCGCACGACCTCGCACGGCGCATCTCGGCGAATCCGCCGCAGGTGGTGCGGATGACCAAGCGTCTCCTCCGCGAAGGTCAGCACCAATCGCTCGGTTCCCTGCTGGAACTGTCGGCCGCCATGCAGGCCGTCGCGCAGCACACCGACGATCACTGCGAAGCGGTCACCGCGATGCTGGAGCGGCGAGCACCGGTGTTCACGGGCCGGTAG
- a CDS encoding acetate--CoA ligase family protein yields MTGTTDLPAAETTPTKRGPMARLFDPRSIAVVGASTDPAKRGYQSIRALQRSGYRHPIHPVNPRATRILGLDVAPSVEELPRDIDVALIALPGPLVPDALRACAGVGIRSAVVLANGFKESGHAGAALEAELAAVIAETGIRVIGPNTSGIINASTGANLVGLLDIPQGPISVVTQSGNMLLSLVNDDRALQGPGFHVYAGLGNQVDVSYADCLTAMAEDDQTGAIAVHAEGLIDGRGFLVAAARAVADTPVVMVRGGRSEIGRRTALSHTGSVAGSDAVATAVLRQAGVELVDRSDELAVVAGALAATVPVQAGRSIAILADGGGHATLAADALAELGVSLANTSEQTQHRLRQLLGDAAAVANPVDVAGATDADPTVFVDAARILMADPAVGLVLIVGMFGGYHLRFDAGLHAAEQSTADRLADLSRAARIPLVVQSCYAAAPNPVHARLRTEGFTVVNSIDHAARIVAALTRRGDRLGTAGLRSDLALPTPIRAPGGPDAPGGLLDEPAARRLVEASGIDLGAWAFARTADEAAEAVEGFDHPCALKIVSPQVVHKSDVGGVQLGVLPFDAADRARAMIETVAARAPGAEIDGLIVSPMARPGIELLVGAMQDPIFGPVVVFGSGGVLVEALKDVTFRAAPFTELEAREMIDETAVSRMLDGHRHLPRIDRDELARLLVRIGDLIATRRDIDELDLNPVIASADGLVPADVRIVLTSQHTGAPA; encoded by the coding sequence ATGACCGGCACCACCGATCTCCCGGCGGCCGAGACGACGCCCACCAAACGCGGTCCCATGGCGCGACTGTTCGACCCACGGTCGATCGCCGTGGTCGGAGCCTCCACCGATCCCGCCAAACGCGGTTACCAGAGCATCCGGGCGCTCCAGCGATCCGGCTACCGTCACCCGATCCATCCGGTCAATCCACGCGCCACGCGAATCCTCGGCCTCGACGTCGCGCCCTCCGTGGAAGAGCTCCCCCGCGATATCGATGTCGCGCTCATCGCCCTGCCCGGCCCATTGGTCCCGGACGCACTGCGCGCCTGCGCCGGCGTCGGAATTCGGTCGGCGGTCGTTCTCGCCAACGGCTTCAAGGAGTCCGGCCACGCCGGCGCCGCGCTCGAAGCCGAACTCGCGGCAGTCATCGCCGAAACCGGTATTCGCGTGATCGGTCCAAACACCTCGGGAATCATCAACGCGAGCACTGGCGCGAATCTGGTTGGCCTACTGGATATCCCACAGGGACCGATCAGTGTGGTCACGCAGAGCGGAAACATGCTCCTGTCGCTCGTCAACGACGACCGAGCGCTCCAGGGACCGGGATTCCATGTCTACGCGGGACTGGGCAATCAGGTCGATGTCAGCTACGCCGATTGCCTTACCGCGATGGCCGAGGACGACCAGACGGGCGCCATCGCCGTTCACGCCGAGGGCTTGATCGATGGGCGCGGCTTCCTGGTCGCGGCGGCACGGGCCGTGGCAGACACTCCCGTGGTCATGGTGCGCGGAGGGCGGTCCGAGATCGGACGACGTACCGCGCTCTCCCACACCGGCTCGGTCGCCGGATCCGACGCCGTAGCGACGGCGGTCCTGCGCCAAGCCGGCGTGGAACTGGTCGATCGTTCCGATGAGCTGGCGGTGGTCGCGGGAGCTCTTGCCGCGACGGTACCGGTTCAGGCCGGCCGCAGTATTGCGATCCTCGCGGACGGAGGCGGCCACGCCACGCTCGCCGCGGACGCACTCGCCGAACTCGGCGTTTCTCTGGCGAACACGAGCGAGCAGACGCAGCACCGGCTGCGGCAACTGCTCGGTGACGCCGCTGCCGTCGCCAATCCGGTCGATGTGGCCGGGGCGACCGATGCCGATCCCACGGTGTTCGTGGACGCGGCACGCATTCTCATGGCGGATCCCGCCGTGGGCCTGGTGCTCATCGTGGGAATGTTCGGCGGATATCATTTGCGGTTCGATGCCGGGCTCCACGCCGCGGAGCAATCCACCGCCGACCGGCTCGCCGATCTGAGTCGGGCCGCTCGTATCCCTCTCGTCGTGCAGAGTTGCTATGCCGCAGCGCCGAATCCGGTGCACGCCCGGTTGCGCACGGAGGGATTCACCGTGGTCAATTCGATCGACCACGCCGCGCGAATCGTCGCCGCCCTCACCCGCCGAGGAGACCGTCTTGGCACCGCCGGACTCCGGTCGGATCTCGCGCTTCCCACTCCGATTCGCGCGCCCGGGGGGCCCGACGCGCCAGGCGGGCTGCTCGACGAGCCGGCCGCGCGCCGGCTCGTCGAGGCCTCCGGAATCGATCTGGGCGCGTGGGCCTTCGCCCGGACCGCGGACGAGGCCGCCGAGGCGGTCGAGGGATTCGATCATCCGTGCGCACTCAAGATCGTTTCCCCCCAAGTGGTGCACAAATCGGATGTGGGTGGCGTGCAGCTGGGGGTTCTTCCCTTCGACGCCGCCGACCGTGCGCGCGCGATGATCGAGACCGTTGCCGCGCGGGCGCCCGGGGCCGAGATCGACGGCCTCATCGTCAGTCCGATGGCCCGGCCGGGTATCGAGCTCTTGGTCGGCGCGATGCAGGATCCGATCTTCGGGCCCGTCGTCGTCTTCGGGAGCGGAGGCGTGCTCGTCGAAGCACTCAAGGACGTGACCTTCCGGGCCGCACCGTTCACCGAACTCGAAGCGCGGGAGATGATCGACGAGACCGCGGTCTCCCGGATGCTCGACGGGCATCGGCATCTGCCCCGGATCGATCGCGACGAACTCGCACGATTGCTGGTCCGGATCGGCGATCTCATCGCAACCCGGCGCGATATCGACGAACTGGACCTCAATCCCGTCATCGCCTCGGCGGACGGCCTCGTACCCGCCGATGTCCGCATCGTCCTGACCTCACAGCACACGGGAGCCCCCGCATGA
- a CDS encoding enoyl-CoA hydratase/isomerase family protein, translated as MTTVWVDRSGPTATVTLHRPERLNAVSEGLYQSLIDALIDLDDDPQTRAVVLTGAGRAFCVGADLKAHGSATRSRVEQAHYLDLGQHACEQIQTMGTPVICAVNGYALGAGAELAVSADFLIVADDALMGFPEVGLGTFVGGGVTNRLPRLVGLRRASELLVLGERFTGSQAVEWGLAHSAPAPADVSAAAQALAETLATKAPLSLAHMKAALRRNDSLDVALGSEPRVLLDLMTTSDWAEGVAAFAEHRTPQFRGR; from the coding sequence ATGACCACCGTCTGGGTCGACCGTTCGGGTCCGACCGCCACCGTGACGTTGCACCGGCCCGAACGACTCAACGCGGTCAGCGAGGGCCTCTACCAATCTCTGATCGACGCACTCATCGATCTGGACGATGACCCACAGACCCGCGCCGTCGTCCTCACCGGAGCGGGACGGGCGTTCTGCGTCGGCGCGGACCTCAAGGCGCACGGCTCGGCCACTCGCAGCCGCGTCGAACAGGCCCACTATCTGGACCTGGGACAGCACGCCTGCGAACAGATCCAGACGATGGGCACACCGGTGATCTGCGCCGTCAACGGATACGCCCTGGGCGCAGGTGCGGAGCTGGCTGTGAGCGCGGACTTCCTCATCGTGGCCGACGACGCGCTCATGGGCTTCCCCGAAGTAGGTCTGGGAACCTTCGTCGGCGGTGGAGTCACGAACCGTCTTCCCCGGCTCGTCGGGCTCCGCCGCGCGAGCGAGCTTCTGGTGCTCGGCGAACGTTTCACAGGTAGCCAAGCCGTCGAGTGGGGGCTCGCGCACAGTGCGCCCGCACCGGCAGATGTGAGCGCAGCGGCGCAAGCACTCGCCGAGACGCTCGCAACGAAAGCCCCACTCTCGCTCGCACATATGAAGGCCGCATTGCGCCGCAATGATTCGCTGGACGTAGCACTGGGCTCCGAACCGCGTGTGTTGCTCGACCTCATGACGACGTCGGACTGGGCCGAGGGCGTGGCCGCCTTCGCCGAGCACCGCACACCGCAGTTCCGGGGGAGATAG
- the hisH gene encoding imidazole glycerol phosphate synthase subunit HisH translates to MTMKKVAILDYGSGNIRSAHRAMERAGAAVTVTADPKVAVEADGLLVPGVGAYEACMAGLKAVQGERIIGERLAGGRPVMGICVGMQILFERGIEFGVETQGCGEWPGTVERLRADVVPHMGWNTVEAAEGSQLFAGTDADTRFYFVHSYAAQEWELDISHHITAPRVTWADHGGRFVAAVENGPLWATQFHPEKSGDAGATLLRNWVGVL, encoded by the coding sequence ATGACCATGAAGAAGGTGGCGATCCTCGACTACGGTTCCGGCAATATCCGATCCGCCCACCGCGCGATGGAGCGTGCCGGTGCCGCAGTCACCGTGACCGCCGATCCCAAGGTCGCGGTCGAAGCCGATGGCCTGCTGGTGCCGGGCGTCGGCGCCTACGAAGCCTGTATGGCGGGCCTCAAAGCCGTTCAGGGGGAGCGCATCATCGGCGAGCGGTTGGCGGGAGGCCGGCCGGTCATGGGCATCTGCGTCGGTATGCAGATCCTCTTCGAGCGCGGAATCGAGTTCGGTGTGGAAACCCAGGGCTGTGGCGAGTGGCCCGGCACCGTGGAGCGCCTACGCGCCGACGTGGTGCCGCACATGGGCTGGAACACCGTCGAGGCCGCCGAGGGGTCGCAACTGTTCGCGGGCACCGATGCTGACACTCGGTTCTACTTCGTGCACTCGTACGCCGCGCAGGAGTGGGAGCTCGATATCAGTCACCACATCACCGCACCGAGGGTCACCTGGGCCGACCACGGAGGGCGATTCGTCGCCGCGGTCGAGAACGGCCCACTGTGGGCCACGCAGTTCCACCCGGAGAAGAGCGGCGACGCCGGTGCCACGCTGTTGCGCAACTGGGTCGGCGTGCTGTGA
- the priA gene encoding bifunctional 1-(5-phosphoribosyl)-5-((5-phosphoribosylamino)methylideneamino)imidazole-4-carboxamide isomerase/phosphoribosylanthranilate isomerase PriA — MSLVLLPAVDVADGQAVRLVQGEAGSETSYGSPRDAALAWQNDGAQWVHLVDLDAAFGTGSNRELLAAVIGELDVKVELSGGIRDDDSLAAALATGCVRVNLGTAAIENPDWCARAIAHHGDKIAVGLDVKQIDGQWRLRGRGWVTDGGDLWEVLARLDRDGCSRYVVTDVSKDGTLTGPNLDLLAAVADATDAPVVASGGISALADLEAIATLVDRGVDSAIVGKALYAGRFTLPEALAAVSR; from the coding sequence GTGAGTCTGGTACTTCTTCCCGCAGTCGATGTCGCCGACGGCCAGGCCGTGCGCCTGGTTCAGGGCGAGGCAGGCAGCGAGACTTCGTACGGGTCGCCGCGCGACGCCGCCCTCGCGTGGCAGAACGACGGTGCCCAGTGGGTCCACCTGGTCGACCTCGATGCGGCCTTCGGTACCGGATCGAATCGTGAGCTGCTCGCCGCGGTGATCGGCGAACTCGACGTCAAGGTCGAGCTCTCGGGCGGAATCCGCGACGACGATTCGCTGGCTGCGGCGCTCGCCACCGGATGCGTTCGCGTCAACCTCGGCACCGCCGCCATCGAGAATCCGGACTGGTGCGCACGCGCGATCGCCCACCATGGCGACAAGATCGCGGTCGGACTCGACGTCAAGCAGATCGATGGCCAGTGGCGCTTGCGCGGCCGCGGCTGGGTCACTGACGGCGGCGACCTCTGGGAGGTCCTCGCCCGTTTGGACCGGGACGGCTGCTCCCGGTACGTGGTCACCGACGTCTCCAAGGACGGCACTCTCACCGGGCCCAATCTCGACCTGCTCGCCGCAGTGGCCGATGCGACCGATGCGCCGGTGGTCGCCTCCGGAGGAATCTCCGCGCTGGCCGATCTCGAGGCCATCGCCACCCTGGTCGACCGCGGAGTGGACAGTGCGATCGTCGGCAAGGCTCTGTACGCCGGCCGGTTCACGCTGCCCGAGGCGCTGGCGGCGGTGTCGCGCTAG
- a CDS encoding inositol monophosphatase family protein, with product MAALPTGFTGDPDRLLATAGAVLDAVAPRFIEGVGAPASVAKGPADFATDLDLELERRIAGDIADATGIPVHGEEFGGPPVDQGTVWVLDPIDGTFNYSAGFPATGTLLGLVHDGRPVAGLAWFPLVADAISGHVEGPVYNRGEALAPLPERSLVDSMIAVGSFSRGSNGHFPGDYRFAILGEVSRRVARVRQFGSTGVDLAYTATAVFGGAVVFGHHPWDNAAGAALVLAGGGTVTDLAGTEWHTGSDSVLAGGPGVYDELLDIVASVGAPSDYRGEPGHPGILSY from the coding sequence GTGGCGGCGCTGCCCACGGGATTCACCGGTGACCCCGACCGCCTGCTCGCCACCGCGGGCGCGGTGCTCGACGCCGTGGCGCCGCGGTTCATCGAGGGCGTCGGTGCGCCCGCATCGGTGGCCAAGGGGCCGGCCGACTTCGCCACCGACCTGGACCTCGAACTGGAGCGCCGCATCGCCGGTGATATCGCCGACGCAACGGGAATCCCGGTGCACGGTGAGGAGTTCGGCGGACCGCCCGTTGACCAGGGCACCGTATGGGTGCTCGATCCCATCGACGGAACCTTCAACTACTCTGCGGGGTTCCCCGCGACCGGCACTCTGCTCGGCCTGGTGCACGACGGCCGCCCGGTCGCCGGTCTGGCCTGGTTCCCGTTGGTCGCAGATGCGATCTCCGGCCACGTCGAAGGCCCTGTGTACAACCGGGGTGAGGCCCTCGCGCCGTTGCCCGAGCGATCGCTCGTCGACTCCATGATCGCCGTCGGAAGCTTCAGTCGCGGCAGCAACGGACACTTCCCGGGCGATTACCGGTTCGCGATCCTCGGTGAGGTGTCACGCCGGGTGGCCCGAGTACGGCAGTTCGGGTCCACCGGCGTCGATCTGGCGTACACCGCGACCGCCGTCTTCGGCGGTGCCGTGGTCTTCGGGCACCACCCCTGGGACAACGCCGCCGGCGCTGCCCTCGTTCTCGCGGGCGGCGGCACGGTCACCGACCTCGCCGGAACCGAGTGGCACACCGGGTCCGATTCGGTCCTCGCCGGGGGCCCCGGCGTGTACGACGAACTCCTCGACATCGTCGCCTCCGTGGGAGCGCCGTCGGACTATCGAGGCGAACCGGGCCACCCTGGAATCTTGAGCTATTGA